In Sphaeramia orbicularis chromosome 3, fSphaOr1.1, whole genome shotgun sequence, a genomic segment contains:
- the kcna4 gene encoding potassium voltage-gated channel subfamily A member 1, translating to MEFAMVGADGGCNSHLPYGYAQARARERERERERQAAQSRAAAAAAAADGGSGAEGGGGGGGGGGGGGGGSGGGGGGSGVGGSTSSSSAHLLNNRQHQSRAASSSSNANISSGGTASRPSSSSTSASSSQPPQHQQEPEQQHRVLRERKKQRGVGRWRRNRSTLGGDLRHSELALLGSEEDIMIEEEEAEGAEEEEEEDERNRGSKRSSFLCNMDDEEDTGSLTDRRPQSGYENAYSECGCCERVVINVSGLKFETQLKTLTQFPDTLLGDPDKRIRYFDPLRNEYFFDRNRPSFDAILYYYQSGGRLKRPVNVPFDIFSEEVKFYELGEEAILKFREDEGFVKEEEKPLPEDEFKRQIWLLFEYPESSSPARGIAVVSVLVIVISIVIFCLETLPEFRDEKEYLQPRHNSSQPDHGFTPFNDPFFIVETVCIIWFSFEIIVRFFASPSKPAFFKNIMNSIDIVSILPYFITLGTDLAQHQGNGQQAMSFAILRIIRLVRVFRIFKLSRHSKGLQILGHTLRASMRELALLIFFLVIGVILFSSAVYFAEADEPTSQFTSIPDAFWWAVVTMTTVGYGDMKPITVGGKIVGSLCAIAGVLTIALPVPVIVSNFNYFYHRETDNEDQTPVVESMPPGCPYFPDFLRKFKGSPSGSSLGDKAEYMEMEEGVTESLCGLDKSPSKGNGTDISRKNSTNSKSIQTDV from the coding sequence ATGGAGTTCGCTATGGTGGGCGCGGACGGCGGCTGCAACAGTCACCTGCCGTACGGGTATGCCCAGGCACGGGCTCGAGAGAGGGAGCGCGAGAGGGAGCGTCAGGCAGCCCAGTCGCGAGCGGCGGCTGCTGCGGCCGCCGCCGACGGAGGCTCCGGTgccgagggaggaggaggaggcggaggaggaggaggaggaggcggcggtggtagcggcggcggcggcggcggcagcggcgTGGGGgggtccacctcctcctccagcgCTCATCTCCTTAACAACCGCCAGCATCAGTCTCgcgccgcctcctcctcctcgaaCGCCAACATCAGCAGCGGCGGTACCGCCTcgcgcccctcctcctcctccacctccgcctcctcctcGCAGCCGCCACAGCACCAGCAGGAGCCCGAGCAGCAGCACAGAGTTCTCAGAGAGCGGAAAAAACAGCGCGGCGTCGGACGGTGGAGGCGCAACCGGAGCACGCTCGGCGGAGACCTGCGCCACTCGGAGCTGGCCCTGCTCGGATCCGAGGAGGACATCATGATAGAGGAGGAAGAGGCCGAGggggctgaggaggaggaggaggaggacgagcgGAACCGGGGGAGCAAGAGGTCCAGCTTTCTGTGCAACATGGATGATGAGGAGGACACGGGCTCGTTAACGGACCGGCGGCCGCAGTCCGGCTACGAGAACGCGTACAGTGAGTGCGGCTGCTGCGAGCGGGTGGTCATCAACGTGTCCGGGCTGAAGTTTGAGACTCAGCTCAAGACTCTGACTCAGTTCCCGGACACCCTGCTGGGAGACCCGGACAAACGCATCAGGTACTTCGACCCGCTGAGGAACGAGTACTTCTTCGACCGGAACCGGCCCAGTTTTGACGCCATTCTGTACTATTACCAGTCGGGGGGGCGGTTGAAAAGACCCGTCAACGTCCCCTTTGACATCTTCTCCGAGGAGGTGAAGTTTTACGAACTCGGGGAGGAAGCGATTCTAAAGTTCCGGGAAGATGAGGGTTTTgtcaaagaggaggagaaacCTCTGCCCGAGGACGAGTTCAAGCGCCAGATCTGGCTCCTGTTCGAGTACCCGGAGAGCTCCAGTCCGGCCCGGGGCATCGCGGTCGTGTCCGTCCTGGTCATAGTCATCTCTATTGTCATTTTCTGTTTGGAGACGCTGCCGGAGTTCAGGGATGAAAAAGAGTACCTTCAGCCGCGACACAACTCCAGCCAGCCCGACCACGGCTTCACCCCCTTCAACGACCCGTTCTTCATCGTGGAGACGGTCTGCATCATCTGGTTCTCCTTTGAGATTATAGTCCGCTTCTTCGCCAGTCCCAGCAAACCGGCGTTCTTTAAAAACATTATGAACTCTATAGACATTGTCTCCATTTTGCCTTATTTCATAACTCTCGGCACGGACCTGGCGCAGCACCAGGGCAACGGCCAACAGGCGATGAGCTTCGCCATCCTGAGAATAATCCGCCTGGTCAGGGTGTTCCGCATCTTTAAACTGTCCCGGCATTCCAAGGGGCTGCAGATCCTGGGTCATACCCTGCGCGCCAGTATGAGGGAGCTGGCCCTCCTCATATTCTTCCTGGTCATCGGTGTCATCCTCTTCTCCAGCGCCGTGTACTTCGCCGAAGCGGACGAGCCCACGTCCCAGTTCACGAGCATCCCCGACGCCTTCTGGTGGGCCGTGGTGACCATGACCACGGTGGGCTACGGAGACATGAAGCCCATCACGGTCGGGGGGAAGATAGTGGGTTCGCTCTGCGCCATCGCCGGCGTCTTAACCATCGCGCTCCCGGTGCCGGTCATTGTGTCCAACTTCAACTACTTCTACCACCGAGAGACCGACAACGAGGACCAGACCCCGGTGGTGGAGAGCATGCCCCCGGGCTGCCCCTACTTCCCGGACTTTCTAAGGAAGTTCAAAGGCTCGCCCTCTGGCTCGTCTCTGGGTGACAAAGCGGAGTACATGGAGATGGAGGAGGGGGTGACGGAGTCTCTGTGCGGGCTGGATAAGAGCCCCAGTAAAGGGAACGGGACGGACATCAGCAGGAAAAACAGCACTAACTCCAAGTCCATTCAGACTGACGTGTGA